Genomic DNA from Fusobacterium sp. DD2:
TTCCTCCAAATGCAGATACTGTATCTACCACTGTCATAATTCCCATAGATTTAAGTGTTTTACAGATATCTTTTATATCATTTAACACTCCTGAAGGTGTATCACAGTGTACTACTGTTGCATATTTGAATCCTTCATCTTTATGTTGCTCTAAAAATACTCTAAGTTTATCCTTATCTATAGCATCTTTATCGTCACTTTCAAATAAAGTAACCTCTCCACCATAGTTTTCAATAAGTTCTTTAAATCCTTTTCCATATATTCCATTTGAAAGAACAAGAACTTTATCCCCTTTTTCTGTAAGAGAAGCACAAGCTGAATCTAATCCTAGCATTCCCTCTCCACACATTATAATATTTTGAGCTTTCTTAGCTCCCCATATCTTTCCTACTTTTTTACATACTTTTCCATAAAATTCAAAGAAGTTCTCATCAAAATCTGAGTTTCCATAATAGTGTGTATATGTATGTGTTACATTTTCTCTAACCATAGTAGGCCCTGGTGTCATCATAATATAGTTGGCTTTTTTCAAAATGCCCACCTCCATTTGTTCTTTTTTTAATTAACTTTTATTATAGCACATTAAGTCCCTAATTTCACCTTTTTTTATTAAATTATGACATTATTTTATTTAAAAATAGGGAGATTATATTTTCTCCCTATTAGTGTCAACTATTATTTTTTTAAATAGTGCTCAAACCACTGTGTCATTTCCTCAAGTCTTCTTACTCTATGCTTAGGTTTACCACTTCTTGAAAGTTCGTGATTTTCTCCTCTAAACATACAAAGTCTTGCTGGTACTCCATGATATTTTAAAGATGTAAACATCTGTAGTCCCTCTGCAAGCCAGCATCTATAATCTTCCTGAGAATGTATAAAAAGTGTAGGTGTTTTAGCCTTGTTTGCATATCTCATTGGTGAATGCCACCAAAGTTTTTCAGGATTATCCCATGGACTTGAAGCATTCTGATCCACGTTAAAATAGTAACCTATATCAGTTGTCCCAAATTTTGAAAACCAGTTAGCTATACTTCTTTGAGATACTGCACAGGCAAATCTGTCAGTGTGACCTATTATCCAGTTAGTCATAAATCCACCATATGATCCTCCAGTTACTCCTACTCTTTTTAAATCTATTGGATATGTTTCAAGAACCTTGTCAGTAAATTTCATAAGGTCATCATAGTCAACAGTACCATATTTTCCTCTTATATCCATAAACTCATTTCCTCTACCATCTCCACCACGTGGATTACAGAAGAATACAAAGTACCCCATATTTGCCCATACCTGCATCTCATGATAAAATACCTCTCCATAAACAGTCTTTGGTCCACCATGTATATCAAGTATTCCTGGATATATCTTTCCTTCCTCATAATCAACAGGTTTTAGTACCCATCCTTCAAGCTCTATTCCATCATTTATAAAATTAAATTTTTCAGGTTTTGCAAGAGTTGTATCACTATATATTCCCTCGTTAAAATCTGTAATTATTTTTTCTTTTCCATCCTTAAAGTCATATATCTCCTGAAGTCTTAATCCTACCATGCCTATAAAGAATATCTCATCTCCACACATTGCAAAAGAATCAACAGATCCTTCTATATCTGTTACCTGAGTCTCATTACCATGGATATCAATTGTATAGATATTAGCACAATGCATCTTAGTTGTAACATAATAAAGTCTGTCTTTTCTTACTCTAAAAGTTTCTCCTCCACCAAATCTGCAGTCAGATCCTACAGTATTTCCCATCCATGTGTCATGATGTTTTAAAAGTTCTATCTTTCCATCTTTTATCATATAAAAATCAGGGTTCTGATTTATACCATGTTTTTTCTGATCGTTTAAACCGCATATTACTCCATCTTCCATAAATTTTGCAAAGCTTACTGAATACTCTCCTAATGGTACAACTGTTTTACTCTTTTGACTCTCTACATCATAAATAAATATTCCTGATTTATGCTCTTTTTTATCTGAAAATGAGTTTCCAATGTAAAGAATTTTTCCATCTCTATATGAAAAATCTTCAACATCTGTCAATTTATCTGTTATAGGTAAAATTGTATCCTCTTTTCTGTTATATAGATATAGTCTGTTTCTCTTCTTATTTGTAAATCCTCCACCATTTCTCCAGAATGGAATCTCATCTAAAACCTCATAATCCTTATTTTCTTTTATCTTTTCAATAGCCTGTGCACGTTGTTCTCCACTTAAATCATTCAACCTTATACCGTAATTATCATATGGAGCCATAACTATAAAGTTATCCTCATCTATAACCTTTAAATCTATTACATTTAGAGGTATTCTCATATATTCACGAGCTTCCCCTCCATTTATAGAGATTGAATAATAACTGCTCCACTCCTCTCCCTCTTCCACTTTCTTTTTCAATTTTTCATTTCTAATTGTAGAAAATAAAAGAGTTTCATTGTCAAGCCACTCAAAATTACTCTCCTCTCCTAATCCTGTAAGTTGAAAATAATCCTTTGTAGCTGCATCCATAATCCAGATGTAAGATTTGTAGTTATTTATATCCACATCTGCTCTGTGAGTTACAAATGCAATTTTCTCCTCATTTGGAGAGCTCTCAATTCCTGATAAATAGTTATAATATAAAAAATCTTTTAAATTTAATCTTTCCATTTTTCCCTCCCTCAAGTTTTGTCCCATACTTTAACTATAAGATGAAAATATAAAAAAAACAAGGAAATTATCTTTTTTAAAAAAAAAGGTACTAAAAAATTACTTTTACCTGTATAATATATATTATCAATAATAATTTTAAGGTGATTGTATATGGAAAAAGAAATCAAAGAGAGGATCAAAAAATCCAAAAGGGTAGTTATCAAAGTTGGAACTTCAACTCTTACTTATCCAAATGGAAATCTTAATTTAAATTTAATAAATAGATTAGCTTGGATTTTAGCTGATTTAAGAAATCAAGGTAGAGAAGTAATTTTAGTTACTTCTGGAGCAATCGGTGTAGGATCAAAATCTCTTAATTTTAAAAAGAGACCAACTATTACAAGAGAAAAACAAGCTGCTGCAGCAGTAGGTCAAATGGAACTTATGCACATCTATCAAAACTTTTTAGGTGAATACAACCAAAGAGTTGCTCAGATACTTCTGACAAAAGATGACTTCAGACCTGGGGAAAGAAAAACAAATACAAACAATACCCTTGAAACTCTTCTTGACTTTGGTGTAATCCCTATTATCAATGCAAATGACACTATTTCAACTTTCGAAATTGAATTTAGTGATAACGACAGATTATCAGCAAGTGTTGCAGCTCTTTTAAAAGCTGACCTGCTTGTTATTCTAACTGATATAGATGCACTTTATGATGCAAATCCTAAGACTCATCCTGAAGCAAAAAGAATACCTTATGTTAAAAAAGTAACTGATGATGTTCTTTCTATGGGTGGAGAAAAAGGAAGTGAATTTAGCGTAGGAGGAATGGAAACTAAACTTCTAGCTGCAAGAAAATGTTATGACCATGGGGTAATTATGGCTATACTTGATGGTTCAAACCCTGTGTATATAGATGACTTAATTGAAGGAAAAGATATTGGAACAGTATTTGACTGTAAAAAAATAGGAGGTTAATTGTAATATGTACATTGAAAATCTATGTTCTGCTGCAAAAGAGGCAGAAACTCAGATAGCACAACTATCTACTAAAACTAAAAATGCAATTCTTTTAAAATCTGCTGATGCTCTTATGGCTAACTGCAGTGAAATTTTAAAAATCAACAGTATAGATGTTGAAAAAGCTAAAACTGCTGGAGTAAAAGCTGCTTTTATAGATAGACTTACTTTAACAGAAGCTAGAATAAAAGGTATGGCAGACGGTCTAAGAGAGATTGCTGCTTTAAATGACCCAGTAGGAGAATTCCTATATGGAAAAACTCTTCCTAACGGACTTATTATTCAACAAAAAAGAGTTCCTTTAGGAGTTATTGCTATAATATTTGAATCTCGTCCAAATGTTACAGCTGATGCTTTTGGACTTTGCTTAAAAAGTGGAAACGCAGTTGTATTAAGAGGTGGAAAAGAAGCTATCAATACAAATATTGCTACTGTTAAAATCTTCAAAGAGGTTCTTAAAGAGTTTGGAATAAATGAAAATGCTGTTCAAATTCTTGAAGATACAAGCCATGAAACTGCAAATAAACTTATGAAAGCTCACAAATACGTTGACGTACTTATCCCTAGAGGAAGTGCAAGACTTATAAATAGCGTTATAGAAAACAGTACTATCCCTTGTATTCAAACAGGTATTGGTAACTGCCACATATTTGTTGATGAAAGTGGAAAACTTGATGAAGCTATAGATATTATTATCAATGCTAAAACTCAAAGACCTGGAGTTTGTAATGCAGTTGAAACTCTTTTAATTCATAAAAATATTGCTGAAAAACTTCTTCCAGCTCTTGGAAAAGCTCTAATTGAAAAACATGTAGAGATAAGAGGAGATGAAACTGTAAGAAAATATATCCCTCAATCAATAACTGCTACTGAAGAAGACTGGGCTACTGAATATGAAGATTACATCGTTGCTATAAAAACTGTAGATGGTGTTGATGAAGCTATAAAACATATTGGAAAATATGGAACTAAACACTCTGAATGTATAATTACTGAAAACTATACAAATGCTCAAAAATTCTTAAATGAAGTTGATGCTGCTGCTGTTTATGTAAATGCTTCTACAAGATTTACAGATGGTGGACAATTTGGTTTTGGAGCTGAAATTGGTATCAGTACTCAAAAACTTCATGCAAGAGGACCTATGGGACTTAAAGAACTTACTACTACAAAATATGTTATAATGGGAAATGGACAGGTAAGAGAATAAACTTACTAAATATCTATTATTGGAGGAATTTCAATGAAAAATATATTGGTTACTGGTGGAGCAGGGTATATTGGAAGCCATGCAACAGCAGAACTTCTGGATTCTGGTTATAATGTTGTAGTTGTTGACTCTCTTGAAAATGGTTTTATTGAACTTGTTGATTCAAGAGCTAAATTCTATCATGGAAATGTTCAGGACTCTGAAATTATGGATAGAATTTTTACTGAAAATAAAATTGATGCAGTTATGCATTTTGCTGGATATATAAAGGTTCCTGAAAGTGTTGAAAAACCTAATAAGTATTATCTTAACAACACATATACAGTGATGTGTCTTATTGAATCTATGAGAAAACATGGAATTAAAAATATTGTATTCTCATCAACAGCAGCTGTATATGGAGATGTTAAAGAACCTGAACCAGTAGATGAAAATCATACTACTCTTCCTATCAATCCATATGGAATGAGTAAACTTATGTCTGAAAGAATAATAACTGATTGTGCTAAAAGCTATGGACTTAACTATGCAATATTTAGATATTTCAACGTAGGTGGAGCCCATGAAAAACACAATATTGGACAAAAAGGTGAAGGTATTACAGCACTTATTCCACTTATACTTAAGGCAGCTAAAGGGGAAATCCCTAAACTTTCAATATATGGAAATGATTTTGATACTAAGGATGGAACAGGTATAAGAGATTATATTCACGTTGTAGACCTTGTGAGAGCTCATATTTTAGCTCTTAATCAGCTTGAAAAGAATCAAAGCGGTATTTATAAC
This window encodes:
- a CDS encoding glutamate-5-semialdehyde dehydrogenase, with the translated sequence MYIENLCSAAKEAETQIAQLSTKTKNAILLKSADALMANCSEILKINSIDVEKAKTAGVKAAFIDRLTLTEARIKGMADGLREIAALNDPVGEFLYGKTLPNGLIIQQKRVPLGVIAIIFESRPNVTADAFGLCLKSGNAVVLRGGKEAINTNIATVKIFKEVLKEFGINENAVQILEDTSHETANKLMKAHKYVDVLIPRGSARLINSVIENSTIPCIQTGIGNCHIFVDESGKLDEAIDIIINAKTQRPGVCNAVETLLIHKNIAEKLLPALGKALIEKHVEIRGDETVRKYIPQSITATEEDWATEYEDYIVAIKTVDGVDEAIKHIGKYGTKHSECIITENYTNAQKFLNEVDAAAVYVNASTRFTDGGQFGFGAEIGISTQKLHARGPMGLKELTTTKYVIMGNGQVRE
- the galE gene encoding UDP-glucose 4-epimerase GalE — its product is MKNILVTGGAGYIGSHATAELLDSGYNVVVVDSLENGFIELVDSRAKFYHGNVQDSEIMDRIFTENKIDAVMHFAGYIKVPESVEKPNKYYLNNTYTVMCLIESMRKHGIKNIVFSSTAAVYGDVKEPEPVDENHTTLPINPYGMSKLMSERIITDCAKSYGLNYAIFRYFNVGGAHEKHNIGQKGEGITALIPLILKAAKGEIPKLSIYGNDFDTKDGTGIRDYIHVVDLVRAHILALNQLEKNQSGIYNLGNGNGFSVLEMLNAAREVTKIGIPAEFTHRRAGDPPCVIASSKKANEILGWHPSYTDVKDIIRTAWEWNLKMNK
- the proB gene encoding glutamate 5-kinase — its product is MEKEIKERIKKSKRVVIKVGTSTLTYPNGNLNLNLINRLAWILADLRNQGREVILVTSGAIGVGSKSLNFKKRPTITREKQAAAAVGQMELMHIYQNFLGEYNQRVAQILLTKDDFRPGERKTNTNNTLETLLDFGVIPIINANDTISTFEIEFSDNDRLSASVAALLKADLLVILTDIDALYDANPKTHPEAKRIPYVKKVTDDVLSMGGEKGSEFSVGGMETKLLAARKCYDHGVIMAILDGSNPVYIDDLIEGKDIGTVFDCKKIGG
- a CDS encoding S9 family peptidase, coding for MERLNLKDFLYYNYLSGIESSPNEEKIAFVTHRADVDINNYKSYIWIMDAATKDYFQLTGLGEESNFEWLDNETLLFSTIRNEKLKKKVEEGEEWSSYYSISINGGEAREYMRIPLNVIDLKVIDEDNFIVMAPYDNYGIRLNDLSGEQRAQAIEKIKENKDYEVLDEIPFWRNGGGFTNKKRNRLYLYNRKEDTILPITDKLTDVEDFSYRDGKILYIGNSFSDKKEHKSGIFIYDVESQKSKTVVPLGEYSVSFAKFMEDGVICGLNDQKKHGINQNPDFYMIKDGKIELLKHHDTWMGNTVGSDCRFGGGETFRVRKDRLYYVTTKMHCANIYTIDIHGNETQVTDIEGSVDSFAMCGDEIFFIGMVGLRLQEIYDFKDGKEKIITDFNEGIYSDTTLAKPEKFNFINDGIELEGWVLKPVDYEEGKIYPGILDIHGGPKTVYGEVFYHEMQVWANMGYFVFFCNPRGGDGRGNEFMDIRGKYGTVDYDDLMKFTDKVLETYPIDLKRVGVTGGSYGGFMTNWIIGHTDRFACAVSQRSIANWFSKFGTTDIGYYFNVDQNASSPWDNPEKLWWHSPMRYANKAKTPTLFIHSQEDYRCWLAEGLQMFTSLKYHGVPARLCMFRGENHELSRSGKPKHRVRRLEEMTQWFEHYLKK